The following proteins come from a genomic window of Flavobacterium crocinum:
- a CDS encoding dihydroorotase: MNRILIKNAKIVNEGTIFEGDVLIENDLIVEIADSISLKTSDCIVVDAEGNYLMPGAIDDQVHFREPGLTHKGDIESESRAAVAGGITSFIEQPNTVPNAVTQEILEDKYQIASQKSFANYSFMMGATNDNLEEVLKTNPKNVAGIKIFLGSSTGNMLVDNEAVLEKIFSSTPMLIAVHCEDETTIKNNLAAFKEQYGDDVPVTAHNLIRSAEACYISSSKAVALAKRTGARLHIFHLSTAKEMELFTNKIPLEEKKITAEVCVHHLWFTDEDYKTKGNFIKWNPAVKTADDRAELWKALNDGRIDVIATDHAPHTKEEKMQSYLNAPSGGPLVQHAVVAMFEAHHQGKISVEKIVEKMCHNPAKLFKIEKRGFIKEGYYADLVIVNPSLPWNVKSENILYKCGWSPFEGYTFKSRITHTFVNGELVYNNFKVKDTRAGKRLLFDR, encoded by the coding sequence ATGAATAGGATTTTAATAAAAAATGCCAAAATTGTAAACGAAGGGACAATTTTTGAAGGTGATGTTTTAATTGAAAACGATCTGATTGTTGAAATTGCGGACAGCATTTCATTAAAAACATCAGATTGTATTGTTGTAGATGCCGAAGGTAATTATTTAATGCCGGGAGCAATAGACGATCAGGTACATTTCAGAGAACCGGGATTAACGCATAAAGGAGATATTGAGTCTGAATCCCGAGCTGCTGTTGCAGGGGGAATTACTTCTTTCATTGAACAGCCCAATACGGTTCCCAATGCAGTTACTCAGGAAATATTAGAAGATAAATATCAGATAGCTTCTCAAAAATCATTTGCGAATTATTCGTTTATGATGGGAGCAACAAATGATAATTTGGAAGAAGTTTTAAAAACCAATCCAAAAAATGTTGCCGGAATTAAAATTTTCTTAGGCTCTTCAACAGGAAATATGCTGGTAGATAATGAAGCAGTTTTAGAAAAGATTTTTTCAAGCACTCCAATGTTAATTGCAGTTCACTGTGAAGATGAAACGACTATCAAGAATAACCTTGCAGCATTTAAAGAACAATATGGAGATGACGTTCCTGTAACGGCTCACAATTTGATCAGAAGTGCTGAAGCTTGTTATATTTCTTCTTCAAAAGCGGTGGCTTTAGCTAAAAGAACCGGAGCGAGATTGCATATTTTTCACCTTTCAACAGCGAAAGAAATGGAATTATTTACCAATAAAATTCCGTTAGAAGAGAAAAAAATTACCGCTGAGGTTTGTGTGCATCATCTTTGGTTTACAGATGAAGATTATAAAACAAAAGGAAATTTCATCAAATGGAATCCTGCAGTTAAAACAGCCGATGATCGTGCAGAACTTTGGAAAGCTTTAAATGATGGAAGAATCGATGTTATTGCAACAGATCATGCTCCTCATACAAAAGAAGAAAAAATGCAGTCTTACTTAAATGCGCCTTCTGGAGGTCCGTTGGTACAGCATGCGGTTGTGGCCATGTTTGAAGCACATCATCAGGGGAAAATCAGCGTGGAGAAAATCGTGGAGAAAATGTGCCATAATCCGGCTAAACTTTTTAAAATCGAAAAAAGAGGGTTTATCAAAGAAGGATATTATGCCGATTTAGTAATCGTAAATCCAAGTTTGCCGTGGAATGTAAAATCAGAAAACATTCTTTATAAATGTGGATGGTCTCCTTTTGAAGGATATACTTTTAAATCCAGAATTACGCATACTTTTGTAAACGGAGAATTGGTGTATAATAATTTTAAAGTAAAAGATACCAGAGCCGGAAAAAGATTATTGTTTGACAGATAA
- a CDS encoding polyprenol monophosphomannose synthase: MNDSIVIIPTYNEIENIESIVRAVLSQHKAFHLLIIDDNSPDYTAKKVIALQEEFPDKLFLEQRTKKSGLGTAYVHGFKWALEREYQFIFEMDADFSHNPNDLEKLYDACHFGGADLAIGSRYVKGVNVVNWPLSRVLMSYFASVYVKFITGMKIHDATAGFVCYKREVLEKINLNKIKFVGYAFQIEMKYRTYCAKFQITEVPIIFTDRTKGVSKMSNAIIKEAILGVISLRLRKLVNSL, encoded by the coding sequence ATGAATGATAGTATTGTCATAATTCCCACATACAACGAAATCGAGAACATAGAAAGTATAGTAAGAGCTGTACTTTCACAGCATAAAGCTTTTCATTTACTGATTATCGATGATAATTCTCCCGATTATACAGCAAAAAAAGTAATTGCTTTACAGGAAGAATTTCCGGATAAACTTTTTTTAGAACAAAGAACTAAAAAATCCGGTTTAGGAACCGCTTATGTTCACGGGTTTAAATGGGCATTGGAAAGAGAGTATCAATTCATTTTTGAAATGGACGCCGATTTTTCTCACAATCCTAATGATCTTGAAAAGCTGTATGATGCCTGCCATTTTGGTGGAGCAGATTTAGCAATTGGTTCTCGTTATGTAAAAGGGGTAAATGTGGTGAACTGGCCTTTAAGCCGCGTTTTGATGTCGTACTTTGCTTCGGTTTATGTAAAATTTATTACCGGAATGAAGATTCACGACGCTACAGCCGGTTTTGTGTGTTACAAAAGAGAAGTTCTGGAGAAAATCAATCTGAATAAAATAAAATTTGTGGGGTATGCGTTTCAAATTGAAATGAAATACAGAACATACTGCGCTAAATTTCAAATCACAGAAGTTCCTATTATTTTTACAGACAGAACAAAAGGAGTTTCTAAAATGAGTAATGCCATTATTAAAGAAGCAATACTTGGAGTAATTTCGCTAAGATTAAGAAAATTAGTCAATTCATTATAA
- a CDS encoding DUF4271 domain-containing protein, producing MIEQLHPRILENKDWATLLFVLTFAVVAMTKSAYETRFSEFSKLIFSDKYAKIYRDNSHMKSSFTVGLFFVQIVSYAFFIQLTMNIFGYASKTDWILFIQIATFLLYFILGKYLIEKIVATSFNIDDFVELFNLQKVTYRTYIGVLILPINAILFYYNNIPQIIPLGIIGISLCISVYSYFISIKTYQNVIIGKLFYFILYLCALEIAPYYFLYYWITKGSA from the coding sequence ATGATTGAACAACTTCATCCTCGAATTCTGGAAAACAAAGACTGGGCAACACTTTTATTTGTGCTGACCTTTGCTGTTGTTGCCATGACAAAATCGGCTTACGAAACTAGATTCAGTGAATTTAGTAAACTTATTTTTTCTGATAAATATGCTAAGATTTATCGTGACAACAGTCACATGAAAAGCAGTTTTACAGTTGGTTTGTTTTTTGTACAGATTGTCTCGTACGCATTTTTCATTCAGCTTACGATGAACATTTTTGGATATGCTTCTAAAACCGACTGGATTTTGTTTATTCAGATTGCCACTTTCCTTCTTTATTTCATTTTAGGAAAATATTTAATCGAGAAAATTGTAGCCACTTCCTTTAATATTGATGATTTTGTAGAGCTTTTTAACTTACAAAAAGTAACTTACAGGACTTATATCGGCGTTTTAATCCTTCCAATTAACGCTATTTTGTTCTATTACAATAATATTCCGCAAATTATACCGCTTGGAATCATTGGTATTTCGCTGTGTATTAGCGTATACTCTTACTTTATTTCAATTAAAACATATCAAAACGTAATAATCGGCAAGTTATTTTATTTTATTTTGTATCTTTGCGCTCTTGAAATAGCCCCTTATTATTTTCTTTATTATTGGATAACAAAAGGGAGTGCTTAG
- a CDS encoding uroporphyrinogen-III synthase produces the protein MKVKTILVSQPEPKVENSPYFELQQKHKIKIDFRPFIHVEGVSAKEIRLQKIDLNHYTAIILTSRNAVDHFFRVADEMRYKVPEGLKYFCQSEAVAFYLQKYVVYRKRKIYVGAKDFADLSPLIKKYKDEKFLLPASDQLNADAPVTLNSLKVDWAQAIFYRTVMSDLSDLADVYYDVLAFFSPTGIKSLFKNFPDFKQNDTRIAVFGSTTQKEALDHGLRIDILAPTPETPSMTMALEKYVAEANKGK, from the coding sequence ATGAAAGTGAAAACAATTTTGGTGTCACAGCCTGAACCTAAAGTGGAGAATTCTCCTTACTTTGAGCTCCAACAAAAACACAAAATAAAAATTGATTTCAGACCATTTATTCATGTGGAAGGGGTTAGCGCAAAAGAGATTCGATTACAAAAAATCGATCTTAATCATTACACTGCGATCATTTTAACAAGTAGAAATGCTGTAGATCATTTTTTTAGAGTTGCTGATGAAATGCGTTACAAAGTTCCAGAAGGATTGAAGTATTTTTGTCAATCTGAGGCTGTCGCTTTCTACCTTCAAAAGTATGTTGTGTACAGAAAACGTAAAATTTACGTTGGAGCAAAAGATTTTGCAGATTTATCTCCGCTAATTAAGAAGTACAAAGACGAAAAGTTTTTGCTTCCAGCATCTGACCAGTTAAATGCAGATGCACCTGTAACATTAAACAGTCTAAAAGTAGATTGGGCACAAGCTATATTCTACAGAACTGTAATGAGTGATTTATCTGATTTAGCAGACGTTTATTATGACGTTTTAGCTTTCTTCAGTCCAACCGGAATCAAGTCATTGTTTAAGAATTTCCCGGATTTTAAACAAAATGATACTCGAATTGCTGTATTTGGAAGCACCACTCAGAAAGAGGCTTTAGACCATGGTTTAAGAATTGATATTCTTGCTCCAACTCCCGAAACGCCTTCTATGACAATGGCACTTGAAAAATACGTTGCAGAAGCAAACAAAGGAAAATAA
- a CDS encoding Lrp/AsnC family transcriptional regulator gives MKINSLLIEIDGIDKEILRYLMDDARKPILQIANKIGISGAAIHQRLKKLEQSGVISGSKFTVNPKVLGYNTMAFVGVYLDKASRNSEAVKELRKIPEVLECHYTTGNWSVLIKIICRDNEHLMQLLNTKIQAIEGVSRTETFISLDQQIDRQIQL, from the coding sequence ATGAAAATCAACTCCCTCTTAATTGAAATTGACGGAATCGACAAAGAGATTCTCCGTTACTTAATGGATGATGCCAGAAAGCCAATTCTGCAAATTGCCAATAAAATCGGAATTTCCGGTGCTGCAATTCATCAGCGATTAAAAAAACTGGAGCAATCAGGCGTTATTTCCGGATCAAAATTTACAGTAAACCCAAAAGTTTTAGGTTACAACACCATGGCTTTTGTTGGAGTTTATCTGGACAAAGCCTCCAGAAATTCTGAAGCAGTAAAAGAACTAAGAAAAATCCCCGAAGTTTTAGAATGTCATTATACTACCGGAAACTGGTCGGTTTTAATTAAAATTATTTGTCGTGATAACGAACATTTAATGCAGCTTTTAAACACCAAAATTCAAGCTATTGAAGGTGTTTCAAGAACCGAAACTTTTATTTCTCTAGATCAGCAAATTGACAGGCAAATTCAGCTTTAG
- a CDS encoding zinc metallopeptidase yields MGSGYLIIAGAIMLFSWLVSSQLKSKFELYSKLQLRNGMSGREIAEKMLADNGITDVRVISTPGQLTDHYNPSDKTVNLSEAVYNHRNAAAAAVAAHECGHAVQHAIGYEWLTMRSKLVPIVSVASNYVQWILLAGILMIKAFPGLLLIGIIIFAATTLFSIITLPVEYDASNRALAWLENKHMLTQEEQAGAKDALKWAARTYVVAAIGSIATLLYYISIYAGNRRN; encoded by the coding sequence ATGGGATCAGGATACCTAATTATTGCTGGAGCTATCATGTTATTCAGCTGGCTGGTAAGCTCTCAGCTAAAAAGTAAATTTGAATTATACTCGAAATTACAGTTAAGAAATGGAATGAGCGGAAGAGAAATCGCTGAAAAAATGCTTGCCGATAACGGAATTACAGATGTTCGTGTGATTTCGACTCCGGGTCAGTTAACAGATCATTATAATCCTTCAGATAAAACAGTAAACTTAAGTGAAGCGGTTTATAATCATCGAAATGCTGCCGCGGCGGCAGTTGCAGCACACGAATGCGGTCACGCAGTACAGCACGCAATTGGTTACGAGTGGCTAACTATGCGTTCTAAATTAGTGCCAATTGTAAGTGTAGCATCGAATTATGTACAATGGATTTTACTTGCCGGAATCTTAATGATCAAAGCCTTTCCGGGGTTGTTGTTAATTGGAATTATCATTTTTGCAGCAACAACTTTATTTTCTATCATTACACTTCCGGTAGAATATGATGCAAGTAACAGAGCTTTAGCATGGCTTGAAAACAAACATATGCTAACTCAGGAAGAACAAGCTGGTGCAAAAGATGCTTTAAAATGGGCTGCCAGAACTTATGTAGTGGCAGCAATTGGATCTATAGCAACGTTGTTGTACTATATCTCGATTTACGCAGGCAATAGAAGGAACTAA
- a CDS encoding response regulator translates to MIYKTVIVDDHPIVISGIAGLLSDLENIKIVEKFGSGLALLDYIEDNTVDLILMDIFLPVINGVDLCKTIKQKHPKIVIIGMSSQSERSLVMQFIQNGGNGYILKNASFDEFKNCIYKAIGGEIVFSEEVKTIISQPLSEELERIPALSRRERDIALLLSQGKSTQEIADDLFLSFLTVQTHRRNILQKYKMKNVAELIAFLLKNNMLN, encoded by the coding sequence ATGATATATAAAACAGTAATTGTAGACGATCATCCGATTGTAATTTCAGGAATCGCAGGTTTGTTGTCTGATTTGGAAAACATCAAAATCGTGGAAAAATTTGGATCGGGCTTAGCGCTTTTAGATTATATAGAAGATAATACAGTAGATTTGATTTTGATGGATATTTTTCTTCCCGTAATCAATGGGGTTGATTTGTGTAAAACAATCAAACAGAAGCATCCTAAAATTGTCATTATAGGGATGAGCAGTCAGTCTGAAAGAAGTTTGGTTATGCAGTTCATTCAGAATGGAGGAAATGGATATATTCTTAAAAATGCCTCTTTCGATGAATTCAAAAATTGTATCTATAAAGCCATTGGCGGTGAAATCGTTTTTAGCGAAGAAGTAAAAACAATCATAAGTCAGCCTTTGTCTGAAGAATTAGAACGTATTCCGGCTTTGAGTCGCAGGGAACGTGATATTGCATTATTGCTTTCGCAGGGAAAATCGACTCAGGAAATTGCAGATGATTTGTTTTTGAGTTTTCTAACAGTCCAGACGCACCGTCGAAATATTCTTCAGAAATATAAAATGAAAAATGTGGCAGAATTAATCGCTTTTCTGCTTAAAAATAATATGCTGAATTGA
- a CDS encoding sensor histidine kinase: MKKIHALLLFLSFSAFSYSQVILSLDDDTAYIDSIVNYTKNVKSDSIKSLNSFRLAKLFLMVQDVKSYKEYLEQANRLKTKFPFIKDAALYYNAYSFAEKGDLEGYEKALLEANEKLKKYRYKEAYRLRAIVLQNYGILQQHKNKENAYMRLLVNEAIPIAKKSGDYELISGLSKAVAIIFMNNNEREKAAEYLDQAQKYIESTTKKSATLAESKMETYIINAENLVELKHFYDAKSILDKAFEILKDYPESNLNDSYFYSEGIYYAKQNKHTEALMSFDKGIKSSARHNNLVALNRLKFAEYEVLFKLKNYDRAKSNIEYLITNTPFIVDKKNYYKELSKVYNATKEYSKAYYYSNKYNVINDSLNDAKLKNEIVELEAKYKKAESEKKISLLQSENEKAVLQVNNNRLNSMLFAVLSFLLFLTVLFLWSWNNYQKKLSFQKEVNHKQELDVLENEKKLSISNALIQGEEIERKRIARDLHDGLGSMLSGLKMHLNLADRENKENNPNINEMLNDSIKELRNISQNLMPESLMKLGLEHALKDLCASYSNSETVIELQYLIKKTSVPEHFKVTIFRIIQELLNNSLKYAKATQILVSCSQNKDVYFITVEDNGIGFNVEHAQKREGMGLRNIKNRVAFLNGKLEIDSVINKGTSTYIELKV; encoded by the coding sequence ATGAAGAAAATCCACGCCTTACTGCTTTTTCTAAGCTTTTCTGCTTTTTCCTATTCTCAGGTAATTCTTTCGTTAGATGATGATACGGCCTACATTGATAGTATTGTGAATTATACTAAAAATGTAAAATCAGACAGTATTAAGAGTTTGAACAGTTTTAGACTGGCTAAATTGTTTTTGATGGTTCAGGATGTTAAGAGCTATAAAGAATATCTGGAACAGGCAAACCGTTTGAAAACAAAATTTCCTTTTATAAAAGATGCGGCTCTTTATTACAATGCTTATAGTTTTGCTGAAAAAGGAGATTTGGAAGGTTATGAAAAAGCTTTGCTGGAAGCCAATGAAAAACTAAAAAAATACCGTTATAAAGAAGCTTATAGGCTTCGCGCTATTGTATTGCAGAATTACGGAATTCTACAACAACATAAGAATAAGGAAAATGCCTATATGCGACTTTTGGTAAACGAAGCCATTCCGATTGCGAAAAAAAGTGGTGATTATGAATTAATCAGTGGTTTGAGTAAAGCTGTAGCTATTATTTTTATGAATAATAATGAAAGGGAAAAAGCGGCAGAATACCTCGATCAGGCACAGAAATATATTGAAAGTACGACTAAAAAGTCGGCTACACTCGCAGAATCCAAAATGGAGACCTATATCATAAATGCAGAGAATTTAGTAGAACTCAAACATTTTTATGATGCTAAAAGTATTCTCGATAAAGCATTTGAGATTTTAAAGGATTATCCGGAATCGAATTTGAATGATTCTTATTTTTATTCGGAAGGGATTTATTATGCCAAACAAAATAAACATACTGAAGCTTTGATGAGTTTTGATAAAGGAATAAAATCATCTGCAAGACACAATAATCTGGTTGCTTTAAACCGATTGAAATTTGCCGAATATGAAGTGCTTTTTAAACTTAAAAATTATGATAGAGCAAAAAGTAATATCGAATATTTAATAACCAATACACCTTTTATAGTAGATAAAAAGAATTACTATAAAGAATTATCCAAGGTTTATAATGCAACGAAAGAATATTCGAAAGCATATTATTATTCTAATAAATACAATGTAATAAATGACAGTCTTAATGATGCAAAGCTAAAAAATGAGATTGTCGAATTGGAGGCCAAATACAAAAAAGCTGAAAGCGAAAAAAAAATCTCTTTGTTACAGTCTGAAAATGAAAAAGCAGTGCTGCAGGTCAATAACAATAGATTGAATTCGATGCTTTTTGCAGTGCTTTCCTTTCTGCTGTTTTTGACCGTTTTGTTTTTATGGAGCTGGAATAATTATCAGAAAAAATTAAGTTTTCAAAAAGAGGTCAACCATAAACAAGAATTGGATGTGCTCGAAAATGAAAAGAAATTATCCATTTCAAACGCTCTGATTCAGGGAGAAGAAATTGAGAGAAAAAGAATTGCCAGAGATTTACATGACGGGTTGGGCAGTATGCTTTCCGGTTTAAAAATGCATCTGAATCTGGCTGACCGCGAGAATAAAGAAAACAATCCGAATATCAACGAAATGCTTAACGATTCTATTAAAGAACTTCGAAATATTTCGCAGAATTTAATGCCGGAAAGTTTAATGAAATTAGGTTTAGAACATGCATTAAAAGATTTATGCGCATCTTATTCTAATTCAGAAACGGTGATTGAATTACAGTATTTGATAAAAAAAACCAGTGTACCTGAACATTTTAAAGTAACGATTTTTCGAATTATTCAGGAACTTTTGAATAATTCATTAAAATATGCAAAAGCCACACAAATTTTAGTTTCCTGTTCGCAAAATAAAGATGTTTATTTTATTACAGTTGAAGATAACGGAATTGGGTTTAATGTTGAACATGCGCAGAAACGTGAAGGAATGGGACTGCGAAATATAAAAAACCGTGTTGCATTTTTGAATGGGAAATTAGAAATTGATTCTGTTATCAATAAAGGAACTTCAACTTATATAGAGCTGAAGGTTTAA
- a CDS encoding MmpS family transport accessory protein, translating to MKSVLKTLAIVLTLAFTAVSCSSDNDDNGSGNNSRDIRYEITGNYTGTASVTYFEKGGNALNEDLTKLPWTKEFTAEAKSVGASLSASGYGGQAGQTLTGKIYIGGKLENELTATANSDGIIVLSLTPYVFPL from the coding sequence ATGAAATCAGTTTTGAAAACTTTAGCAATTGTATTGACTCTTGCTTTTACAGCAGTTTCTTGCAGTAGCGATAATGATGATAATGGCTCAGGAAATAACTCAAGAGACATAAGATATGAAATTACTGGAAATTACACAGGAACTGCTTCTGTTACATATTTTGAAAAAGGAGGAAATGCATTAAATGAAGACCTTACTAAACTTCCTTGGACTAAAGAATTTACTGCAGAAGCAAAATCTGTAGGAGCATCATTAAGTGCTAGCGGATATGGTGGTCAGGCTGGACAAACATTAACCGGAAAAATTTACATTGGAGGAAAATTAGAGAATGAATTAACTGCAACAGCAAATAGTGACGGAATCATTGTATTATCTCTTACTCCTTATGTTTTTCCTCTTTAA
- a CDS encoding RNA polymerase sigma factor produces MEFEEIYKTYWDRIFRLCMGFVNDYDAAQDLAQETFIIVWQKLETFRNESAIGTWIFRIASNNCLRQIEKQKRFPKSELPIHLSEEKQTSLEPQIQFLYKCIAELPETERIIISLELEDVKQSEIATIVGLSDANVRVKIHRIKEKLTQKFKENGKR; encoded by the coding sequence ATGGAATTCGAAGAAATCTACAAAACATATTGGGATAGAATTTTCAGACTTTGTATGGGATTTGTGAATGATTATGATGCAGCCCAGGATTTAGCTCAGGAAACCTTTATAATTGTCTGGCAGAAACTGGAAACTTTTAGAAACGAATCGGCGATTGGGACATGGATTTTCAGGATTGCTTCTAACAATTGTTTAAGACAGATTGAAAAGCAAAAACGTTTCCCAAAATCAGAACTTCCGATTCATCTTTCAGAAGAAAAACAAACTTCATTAGAACCGCAAATTCAGTTTTTATACAAGTGCATTGCTGAGTTGCCCGAAACAGAGCGTATTATTATTTCGCTGGAATTAGAAGATGTAAAACAGTCAGAAATTGCGACAATAGTTGGTCTTTCAGATGCAAATGTTAGAGTGAAAATTCACAGGATCAAAGAAAAACTGACTCAAAAATTTAAAGAAAATGGAAAACGATAA
- a CDS encoding alpha/beta fold hydrolase → MKKYIILIIAFLFSALCLNVFAQTKSYPFEVLKTGKGKQTIIFIPGFASAGEVWNETRAAFEKDFTCYTLTMAGFAGVKPQPNPSFENWKNGIASYIRDNKIEKPILIGHSMGGGLALAIASDYPELTGKIVVVDALPCLAALSDPSFKSKENNDCSPMVTQMKAMNETQFRDMQKQTMPRLLEDKSKLDMVVDWSVKSDRTTFAEMYCDFFNTDLRDKIAAIKCPSLILLEYYFINLKPAIEGQYTNLKTANFQYASKGLHFIMYDDTTWYLAQLNHFLKS, encoded by the coding sequence ATGAAAAAGTATATCATCTTAATTATCGCATTCTTATTCTCAGCATTATGTCTAAATGTTTTCGCTCAAACAAAATCATATCCTTTTGAAGTTCTTAAAACCGGAAAAGGAAAACAAACTATTATATTCATTCCCGGATTTGCTTCTGCTGGAGAGGTTTGGAATGAAACCCGAGCTGCTTTCGAGAAAGATTTTACTTGCTATACATTAACAATGGCCGGATTTGCCGGAGTAAAGCCACAGCCAAATCCTTCATTTGAAAATTGGAAAAATGGAATTGCATCGTACATCAGAGACAATAAAATTGAAAAACCAATCTTGATTGGTCATAGTATGGGCGGTGGATTAGCTTTAGCAATTGCCTCTGATTATCCTGAATTGACAGGTAAAATTGTAGTGGTAGATGCTTTGCCTTGTTTGGCGGCTTTGAGCGATCCGTCTTTTAAATCAAAAGAAAACAATGACTGTTCGCCAATGGTTACTCAAATGAAAGCCATGAACGAGACTCAGTTTCGCGACATGCAGAAACAAACTATGCCAAGGCTTTTAGAAGATAAATCGAAATTGGATATGGTTGTAGATTGGAGCGTAAAATCAGATCGAACAACATTTGCTGAAATGTATTGTGATTTTTTCAATACCGATTTAAGAGATAAAATTGCAGCTATAAAATGTCCGTCTTTAATTTTATTAGAATATTATTTTATAAATTTAAAACCAGCAATTGAAGGGCAGTATACAAACCTGAAAACAGCCAATTTTCAATATGCCAGCAAAGGCTTGCATTTTATAATGTATGATGACACAACCTGGTATTTGGCACAATTGAATCATTTTTTAAAATCTTAA